CCCCAAGTGGTAGCAAATAGGTAGCATTGCTTCACTAAAATgaattttattaatattgtcCTTCAACTATTTATTAAtgacaagaaaataaagaatataCAAACACTTTATAccagttaaaaaaacatacttttatattttaaaaccatttttgcATTCGAAATATTCAGAAAGTTCCAAAAGATGCTGCATGAGAGTCATAACAGCATCAGATTTCCCTGTTCACCATCAGTTTTTTGGTCAATGCCTGTGATGATCTCAGCGTCAGCCTGTAACACCAGAAAAACCAGATCTAAGGCTTTTCTCCATGCTTCTTGCTTTACACTCAGATTGTCATAAATCTTTACTGCTGGTGCTTCACTGGACTTCATGCTGGAAGAAACTGCACTTCCATCTTGTTCACCTTCCAAGAAAAGCTGTGAGAACTTTGCAGCGATGCCTACACTTTCCTTATAGTCCTGCAGTTGTTGGCTCACAGCAGTCCTGGCTCTGACTTTTGAAATTCTTCCCGTGTTAACCAGTACAGTGGATATGTAATCTATTAAGCCATCTGCCATGAGGTGCAACACTACACCGCTGTAAGGATTAGCTGTGGTTCCTGCTTTGGTTTGCTGGGCAGAGTCCCCATTCCTTTCTCTGTAATGCCTGACATGGTGCACTGCTTGCTCTTGAAGGTGATGAATACAAAGCATTTCTGTCACTCCAGCACCAGGCAGGACGGCTTTATCTCTCAGTGCGTGGTGTAAACGATAAGCACATGCCCAAAACTCGTCCTCCAGTGCCTGCAGCTTGTCATGTACACAGCTTGTGAGGATCACCGTGACCAAGTCGCTGTTCCCACCAGTGGAAATATTCACAGTTGTTGAGGGCCTCCTCTCATGGCTGCTGAGGTCCCTCCATATCGCAACCGTCACCTCAATTCCAACACAGTGCTTATTCAACTGTGTTGCATATGTCACTGGAACAGCTCCTGTTGCATCAGCAAATGCCTTCAGGACTGAAGCCATCACCTTTTCCACCACAAGTATGCGATATCTACAACAGCGTAGAATCAATTTCTCACTAGCAAGCCCACTGATTAGTATCAGATTCACTTCCAGCTTCAACAGAAGTGTCACAACCTTTTCCATCCACTCTTCTTTGCTTGAACTTGACAAATCTGACGGGGCACTCACACGCTGTACACCTGTTGGCCAATTAAAGCCAAGATGGCGGTAGCTATCTGATAAATCTCCATTAATTAAAGCAACCTTCAAGTGCTGTTCTTTTAAGTGATGTGCAACTGAAGCCTGTTCAGCAGATAAAGGAACAATGCAGCCTGGTATAACACAGGAATGCTCCTCTGATAAACCAGGTAGCACACAAGTTGCCACTTTATTGACATCAAATGTGGAACAGCTGACATCatgctgattattttttgtctgtattCGGCTGGCTTCAACTACTAAATTCATTGCATCAACACAACCATGACTCAATCCCTCAGCAATGTGTGCAATGTCAGGATGCTTAGGCTGATGAGGTTGCAGTACTGTGGAGACATTTTCAGACTTCACCTCATAAAAATGTCTGCTGagctttattttcctttgtccacTGCCGTTTAGAGTCTTCTGACCATTTGTTTCTGTCCCTTGCAGGTGGCACGATGTCTGTGAAGCCTCCCGAATGTGTTTCTTAGACATTTGAAGTCCTAAACGAGCAGATGTCGCAGTGCAGCTCTCGGATTGCTCAACATCAAGACCCTCTGTTAAGacactgcttttcttgcaaaCATCCAAGCATATATCCATCCCCTCAGACATAGCCAGGATGATCTGTGCTACTGAAATTCCTCTCTGAAGGCACTCCAGAGCAGCGTGGCTCCACGCTCCAGCGAGAAACAGCACGCATCCCGACCCTGTATGATAGACCTTCTGGTGGGCTTGAATAGTCTCGTGAACCAGCTGACCCACCGCGCAGGTCAGGTCCAGGCTCTCAAAGATGCGAAAGCACGAGCACACAAGAGTTGAATCCCCACCCGTGTCGTCTTGGATaaacttgtactttttattgGGGCCCAAAGAGGAATGTGTGATTCCTGCCAGCGCTGAGAGTTTCTGCAGTCCAACATGTTGTCGATGGTTAATAATCGTAGTTCCTGGCATTTCTTGAGGTGCCTGAATTTTAAAAGGACaagaaaaaatatatgtttgttCACGTCTTGTACCAGGTAAAAACgcaacaaaatgtcacttttagtTAGTAAAGCTGCAAAGTTAACATGGTTTGAGTTAGATCACAGTAACAACCAGCAGTGCAGTTAGTCTAGTTGGGTACTTTCACTTTACTTTAtggtactttatacttctacttaaTCACATTTCAGATGGGAATATTGTACTCCAATGTATATATCTGATTCTTGTAACAAGTTAACCTACAGATTCTGATATAAAATACAAACTATGGAGCCAGTTTATAAATGATGGTGcagtgttatatattatatgacaTAACAGTAATAAAAGTTAGGTTTTTAAAAGCAGCCCAGCCATGACCATCTGGAACTTAAGCTGCATGAACATTAGGGCTTTACTACAgcaatataatatacatataaatcAATCTGACAGAGTCTATTCAGTATCTGTACAAATTACACAGGACTTTGCTGCAGCCTACTTGAATGGTTTGAATACTTATTCCACCATGGCTAACTAGTTTGGGCAACAACATATATGCACGTCTGCACCACATCACAACATCTAAAGGAGTAAGTGACACTGACAGATATAGCTCAACAGATTTGCAATTGGCCTGTACACCGAGTAGAAGCttataagctaagctaacaagctaaagtCTGATGAAAGGGACTTCACTTGTATATTCAGTCCGTCTATATCAAGGCTAAAGTGAACTATAAACGCAGggaacaatgtaaaacattattCTGCGAAACAAACTTTATTGAAGAGTATAATATTACCTTAGTTTAGTAATGTATGATAGTTGTGACAGTTCCCATTGCCCAGCTGCCCCAGCTCGAACGATTCACCACTGCGCATGCGCTTTGTTTCCTGGTTGCTGGGTGACGAGAAACGATCTCAACCACTGGCGGACCTCACTTATATCCCGCCCATCTTTTTTGTCAATTGGCTAATACGCTCGCGTCACGGTGCTTCCACAGTTTCTATTGGCTCATGTCCATGTCATTTGAATACAGCCGTTGTTGCCTGTTTGTTGACATCCGACTACCAAACACCATTTCCTTGCTGAATCGATCATTTAAATGGTAAAGTTTCATATAAATGTCCAGTATGAAATGTTTACTTTCATGGAAGTTGCAGGATTTATTGTGAAAAGCTGGCGCACAGCTCgataaagctgttttttttttttgcctgaaaaCGTGTTTCTGCTCGGTCTCGTGGAGGAGTATGGAAGCTAaacttagctagctagcatgatAGTAACAGTTGAATAAAACGTAATAACATGCTGCTAACCTGTTAACTGAGTATATTGTATGAAGTGCAAACCAAATCTTAAAGTTTGCTTTTTTCAGGCTTCAAATTACCGCAAACCAGCATCTTCGGCTAGCCAAAGGAAAAAGGCAGGTCCCAAAATCGAACTGACTGAGGAGCAAAAGCAAGAAATAAAGGAGGCTTTTGATCTCTTTGACACAGATGGAACAGGAACACTAGACGTCAAGGAGCTCAAGGTTAGCTCATGGTTTGGTATGCCTTGGATCAGATGTTAAGTGTGTTTGTACTCACAAACACCTTGATAACAGGGTCATAACAGCCTGAGATTTGTTGTGTATCTGTTCCGCAGGTTGCCATGAGAGCTCTTGGGTTCGAGCCAAAGAAAGAGGAAATCAAGAAAATGATTGCAGACATTGATAAAGAGGGCTCTGGAACAATTGACTTCAGTGACTTTCTCAGTATGATGACACTAAAAATGGTGAGTGTAATACAGCTGTTAGACAAAACCTGGAAAGTTTGTAGAGattgaaaatgatcatttctaGGAAGCCTAtgtctaagtgctgtattgtaggcaactggacttgtttcagttttttgaagatgtttcacctctcatccaagaggcttgctgagttctaactaactggatgggagttggcaggcttttcAACTCTGTGTGGGTCTGACCTTAGAGAGTCGTTAGGAcacgtgagctctgagtttctgggtcgttagggccacttgtgggtcgttgatcCAACCTAGGTGAGCcaaggctaggtgagcccaggtgtgaatggctgttaagctgtctggagagggaactcagtactgcattgtaggtgggtgataagtaatgtcgtagtcatggattcctttactcctctttcaaaccatctgtcttctcttgccatgatgtttacattgttgtcctcaaaggaatgttttttctccttcagatgtaagtggacagcagagtcttgacctgaggagttggtcctcctgtgttgtgccattcgtttataTAGAGGTTGACAATCTGTGcattcctggctgcattgaacagcataaactacattactctgtttatgcctgagTGTtttgtccatcctaaggacaagCAAAGGTTGGCCTACAATACAGCACGTAGGTTTGcgatgacctggatgactgagaaccttcatcaacataggAAGACTATGTTTAACAGTTTGTAAAGAtacaacattttgtcttttgtctcatCACTTTTGATTGCAGATTGCTTAAAGGGAGAGCCCCCCCATAAtcaaatacacatatttttcttttacgttaagtgctatttatccatgtAGATTGTTGAACTGGCGATATCGGCCagagagatgtctgccttctcttgaatataatggaactagtGGAACTAGGCGTCAAAAAACTCAACAGGAATCATGACCCGGTCAATCCACAGACCTTGCAGTTTCATGACAGAACTATTTTCTTTGTACTAAACTACAATTTTAATTTTGGaatgaactgtccctttaaacaacACTATCCCAAAAACAAACTTCCTCTAAATCTTTACAGTGAAATCTAGTGTTTGAACATAGACAAATACCATACATGCAAATCATTCTCCCTTTTTTGGACCGTAGAACCATAGAAAATGCATTGCGTTTAAGGTGCAAGATAAAGATGGAAAAAGTGTGAACTGAAGTTGTAATGCATGTTTGTCATGTTGCAATTATTGATAGAGTGAAAAGGACTCCAAAGAAGAAATAATGAAGGCTTTCAGGCTGTTCGATGATGACTGCACAGGAAAAATCTCATTCAAAAATCTCAAGAGAGTTGCTAAGGAGCTGGGTGAAAACCTCACTGACGAAGAATTACAGGTATTGTTGTCTGTAATGACCTGCACTGTTTCCAATGTACTATTCTGTATATAGACTTTGTTTTAGGTGGTCTGCCCACATAAACTTGCCCCCTAATCAAAAAGATGTTGTATTTATGATTTCTTGCCTACAAATGGTACGTAGAAATGTCACAATCTGGTTTTGTCTTTAGACACTGACTAAGGCACTAAATGCACTAACAGCTCGCTATTTGCAGAGacataaatgtatataaagagaaataaaatgtaggGTTGCTTCACATTGCAAGGTACACGTTATATGGGGGTGAGGAACGGTACATGATCAATATGGGCCTATGGTGTGGAACAATACATGGGCTCTAGAAATTTCCATTATAGCATTCATGCATAATTGATTAGCCTGTGGATGTTTTGTTGGTTTACAATtccatattttttgtttgagaGAAGGTGGGTGTTCaggttcattttaaaatgaaaaccaaaTCTATGCTTATTACCTCCTTCAAACATTCTGTTTAGAGTTCCTGTTACACAATTCTTGTTGCAGGCTCTCGATGCTCATACTGTGTCTGTTAGTAGCTCCGTAGTCCTCCCTCCCCCTTAACAGCCTCAAGTTTTACCAATGATGCATTATTAACCTGTGGCAAATGTTTAAcctctttttgtttcaaaatCAAACTGGAAAGAGGGTTGATTTTCAGATTTTCTATTTACCTTTACATAGAATATGTGTACTATGGTTGGTTCTTTTATGTTAAATGCACTTTTTATATGGAATATGGTGCATTATGTTTAGAAACACAACTTTTTTGTCCATTGGCTGTGGTAGAGTGTATCCAGAATGTATTTTAAACCTattacaaggaacttttaactggttaaaaaatgcctctatatgacctataTACGCAGTGCCATCAGCAAAAAGATTGGCTCAAATTCTGCTCTTGATTACGGCgccaaaacaaagtttactaCATCATTTGTCCATTTtggccaccagaatcaacaaacaataaaagttCCCTGCAGTGGTTTAAAGTTGGAAACACCCCAAAAAATGTTGATCGTTcagagaagtgaagaagccaCACTTGCCTGAATGTTTGACCCTGTGACACAATCCCACCTGACCCTTGTTTCTCTTCTGTCATCTCCCAGTTCcccttttgttgttgtgttcttaCATGTGATATAAAAGTACGTTGTGGCTTTAGGTTTGTTATTTCTGAGGAACTTTGGCACTGAGGTGCCCCATACGACACATATTGTCAGTCCTAGTGAGGGTTTTTCCATTGCTGTCACATGCGATGTATGAAGCATagctttcagtgtgtttttagtttGAACATACTTACATTAGACTTTGTTTCTTGTCCTTTCAGGAAATGATTGACGAGGCAGACCGAGACGGAGATGGTGAGGTCAATGAGCAGGAGTTCTTGAGGATAATGAAGAAGACCAATCTTTACTGAACCTGTCGAGTGTTATAGCCTTGATCTTGGACCTTTTTAAGATTcaccttttattttgtcagtacAGTTTATACAGTAGCTTTTGGGGATTTTGTTTagggtgtaaataaatattttaacatgctTTATCTTTGCACTGATTTTTCTACAATTcaagacaaataaatatatttcatcATTCTTCATATGTCTGTTGTTACTTTTATATACACCTTAGTTTCTCTTTAGTGTTTCCTTTGCGTCAGTATTGAAATTAGATTCTAAGAGCTTAAGTTTCCATGTGCATATAAGAAATGATCTCCCTACACTCATAATGTTTGCTAGTGTTGTGAATATCTCAGTCAAGTTTATTTCAGTTCGTTGCAGTATATTCTGCACAGAGATGCATTTCAATAATGTTCAGATGTTGGGGAACAGACAGTGGAAGTCAGATGACTAAGTTGATGTTGACTAACAAGAATTGTTACTGTAGATAGAAATGACAAGCGTGAACTTGGGATGAGTAACTCAGTAAAAGTCACTCTCACTTCATGTTTTGAGTTACTGAACCAAGTCATCGTCTGAAATAGACACAGTATAACCCTGTCTTACCTACATGTTCTGATCATCTTATAGGAAAGATGCTCCTGCTGATTAATTGTAATATACAGCGGATGTCTGGTTTTGGCCAAAACGAAATACCTTGTTAAAATAAACAGGATATTGCAGTGACGTGTTTTTCCGAGCCGTCAGACGGCTGTCTATTATTTTGAGGATGCTTGCCACTGATTGTGAAAGTTGTGATAACCTGTTCCAGACGGCGAAGGAACATCAGGCGGAAAATATGAAAAGTCTTGTCCCGAGATGAGAgatccatttatttttatttttttatattccaCGTATATATTGTTCGATGGTGTTAAAAGAGAAACATGAGCACACTTTAAGTATCCTagatttccaaaatgtcaacatgtgactcttatattaattaatttttctctaaatgtataataataagTTTAGTCACTTTATTTTATATGGCACCTTTACaaagagtttacaaagtgctttgacagatgaagcaaaagcaggaagctcaaaaagacaatgaaacagaataaacactcaacagccaagccaaacacaaggaagcccAGACTAAGGAGAagttaaaggtcatattgattaATTTTAATGTAGACAAAtcgtttatttttaaataatacatctaaaGAGCTTGTAATCTCTTCTCCCTAAaccattattatgattgtgaatcaattttaAAATCTCCAAAAGGTccaaaaatgattgttttatgTCTAAGAATTTTGACAGTTGGTTCCAATCACGTCATGTCCGTTTACTCAAATggacaatgtttttttacagcaatGGCAGATCATGGATCCCCTCAATAGTTCCTGAAAGTTAGATGCAAATAGTAGCAGCCGTATAGAGTTGTAGCAGTACAGACCATTTAGTGCTGATGCTCTTTTAAAAATTAAGACCAGAAAAGAATCAAGTTGCTCTGTATTCA
This window of the Pagrus major chromosome 18, Pma_NU_1.0 genome carries:
- the bbs12 gene encoding Bardet-Biedl syndrome 12 protein, encoding MPGTTIINHRQHVGLQKLSALAGITHSSLGPNKKYKFIQDDTGGDSTLVCSCFRIFESLDLTCAVGQLVHETIQAHQKVYHTGSGCVLFLAGAWSHAALECLQRGISVAQIILAMSEGMDICLDVCKKSSVLTEGLDVEQSESCTATSARLGLQMSKKHIREASQTSCHLQGTETNGQKTLNGSGQRKIKLSRHFYEVKSENVSTVLQPHQPKHPDIAHIAEGLSHGCVDAMNLVVEASRIQTKNNQHDVSCSTFDVNKVATCVLPGLSEEHSCVIPGCIVPLSAEQASVAHHLKEQHLKVALINGDLSDSYRHLGFNWPTGVQRVSAPSDLSSSSKEEWMEKVVTLLLKLEVNLILISGLASEKLILRCCRYRILVVEKVMASVLKAFADATGAVPVTYATQLNKHCVGIEVTVAIWRDLSSHERRPSTTVNISTGGNSDLVTVILTSCVHDKLQALEDEFWACAYRLHHALRDKAVLPGAGVTEMLCIHHLQEQAVHHVRHYRERNGDSAQQTKAGTTANPYSGVVLHLMADGLIDYISTVLVNTGRISKVRARTAVSQQLQDYKESVGIAAKFSQLFLEGEQDGSAVSSSMKSSEAPAVKIYDNLSVKQEAWRKALDLVFLVLQADAEIITGIDQKTDGEQGNLMLL
- the cetn4 gene encoding uncharacterized protein cetn4, which translates into the protein MASNYRKPASSASQRKKAGPKIELTEEQKQEIKEAFDLFDTDGTGTLDVKELKVAMRALGFEPKKEEIKKMIADIDKEGSGTIDFSDFLSMMTLKMSEKDSKEEIMKAFRLFDDDCTGKISFKNLKRVAKELGENLTDEELQEMIDEADRDGDGEVNEQEFLRIMKKTNLY